From the Glycine max cultivar Williams 82 chromosome 11, Glycine_max_v4.0, whole genome shotgun sequence genome, the window TTTCTTCTGCTAAAAATATCAGGTTCTTAAGGACGTGAAAAGTTCCCTTCTTTCAAATATCTACAAGTCAGTTTGTGAAAATGAGAAATATGATCTTATTAGGAAAAGGTATGCTTAGATTTTCTTCTGCATGAGTATGTGCAATGGTTACATGTTAGATGATGAATATGTTGCCTGTAAATCCATTTAGTACTTTGTATAATCTCAAGCTATAATGATGGGTAAAAATGACCAGAATATTCAGAGTAAAATATTATGTAATCAAGTAATCAACAATTATTTGTTTTCCATATCACAAAGGCAGTGGCAGTTTATATTAACCTAAATTTGCTTCCGCTgtggtatatttttttactaatacaaATTGCTCCATCATATTCATTGTACGTACACATTACTTTTGAATCAAGAATATTTTGATAGAAAAGCTTTATACTCTATGGTCACATCCCAGTGGCAAAAATATTTGCTTAGTAATAttctaattgattaaaaaaaagttataggtTGTATACTTGTAATtgcatttaattccaaccaagacACGAGGACCAATCAAGTCATGACTTGAGGAGTTATTTTTGTTACAGGATAGGGGAGGTTATTGATGAAGATGTACTTCATGCACGCGTTCCTTTTGTTGCCTGCACTCAACAATGCTTTGCTGTTAAGGCTGGAATTGATGGCCTCTTGGATATTTCACGAAGAGCATTTTGTGAAACCAGTGAAGGTTTTATAATCCGTTTGCTTGAGTTTACTTTTCTGTCAACAGTGTAATCTTTCTTGGAATGCAGCATATCATATCTGTGTTCTCAAAGCATTTGGTGTTACTTTCACAGCCATCCACAATCTTGCAAACAATTATCGAGAGGATTTTAAGTTGCCCAATTTAAAGCTTACCTATAAAAACAGGCAGGGATTCCACTTTGTTATACCACAGAAGAATATTCAAGGAAAGCTTCCAAGCAAGTTCATTCAGGTTAAGGATTGGATTTTTGTTGCTATATTTATAAGAATGTCCTTTTAAAAGCTCGGTTTTCCCTGAACCTACTGTTCTTTTGGTTTATATTAGGTTGTAAAACATGGGAACAACATTCGTTGCTCAAGTTTAGAACTAGCATCTGTGAGTAGTTTGATCATTTGGATTTCATGAACATATGAACTCTATTCACCTtgcaatatatttatatacatgaACTGAAATTGACAAATTGTGCTTGTtgactatatatatgtattacttACGTAATGCCTTTACTGTGTGTGCATTAAGTTTGATGAGATCATGGTCAAGCTAACTCCATTATCCCATGAAGAAAATGATTACTCTGATCAAGAATGGATTATCTCATGTGATATTTTCTCATGACAAGGTCATCTTAAAAGTTTGCGTGTATCTCTCCATAAATTAAATAGGTGGAATCAAAAAATGTCTGAAGAGAGAGCTATTCACAAGTTTTTCACTATTTTACATGAGAAACCATTTCTGTTCCATTTGCCTCCTACTAGTTTATGGagattcttttattatataagatGGCTTATATGCTAAGGACACTTGTAAGTTGTCACATTGATTAGGCATTTTGACTTTTCATTGGTGAAAGTATCTTCATATGTTTTTTTGGTTGGCCCCAAAATGCTTTTTGATTCTCAAacttaaaaacattattcaagCTTCTGACTATAAGTACGACACATGAAATGCAGTTGCATATATGTTACCACACTATAAGATGTTACTTTGTTCAGATGCTTGTTTAGGCTCTTGAAAAGTCTccgtttttcatttattttaatggaATTTTCAGTTGAACGCTAGGAATAAATCTGCAGCCGCAGAATGCTATACAAGAACAGAGGTTTGTCTGGAAGGTAGTACTTGATGCACTGCTATTTGCCAGTACAAACTCTCACAGGGGCAATATATTTAACTTCTTATTTTCCTGGGAAGGATTATATTATGGATTTAGCTCTAGTGTTTGCTATAAGTATTTTAGAAAGAGAATTGGCATAATTTAAAGGAATATTGGTTGTGTGAACTGgcattaatttcaataaaaaacatttgcaagagaaaatactaaaattcgatccaccattttcttttcttctccttcccttttctacttggttcttttttttttttgtcattgtttgtaaactaaatattttttcagcATTTATTTGGTAAAACTAGAGTGTGAACTTGTCCATGCATGGTTATTTTTTGGGGGAGGGTggagtaattttttgtttgcatGTAAAAGCATATAAACATGCgcaaaatgtattatttttggtaaaattaCAGTAGGATGAGTTATCACAATGTTCTGTTAgcattatcttaaaataattttcaatggaACTACTTAATGCGAGCTTTACATGATTAAATTGATCTAGTTTAGCATGTAACTATTGTTATTCAATTGGATTGGATTGTCTTTAGCAAATGTTAAAAACGTAAAACTAATTGGAACAAATTGATATCTAGATAAAGGTCCTATCTACTTAGTTCCTTGGACTTGCACTATCTCATATTTTCAGCTATtgcatttatatttattgtaatagaaaaaaattacagaacTTATGGATGACATTCGTGAGAATGTCTCTGTGTTGACACTGCTTGCTGAGGTCTTGTGTTTGCTGGATAtgattgtaaattcatttgctCATATGATATCAACTAAGCCTGTTGATCGATATACAAGACCAGAATTTACAGGTAAGGAAATTGatcatttctataaaaaaattgtatatcagTAAGAAATTTCTTtattggtattttttatttgatagagAATGGGCCGTTGGCAATTGATTCTGGTAGACACCCAATCCTGGAGAGCATACACAATGACTTCGTTGTAAGTAATGAGTATATCCAATAGTCATTATACCATACCCCCACCTGATGACACTCTTCTCACCTAGAAGGATTAGGCACTTATTTTTGGCAGTAATTAATCTTATGCATtgcaggccaataatatatttctGACTGAAGCCTCGAATATGGCGATTGTGATGGGCCCCAATATGTAAGGAATTTCTGTTACATGTCTTAGGTGTACTGTTAAATAAAGGAAGATAGAGGACAATAAAATTCCTTAAGAGCTTACCTAGCCTATAAAACGACCTATTCATGAATCATGACCAAATGCTTCTAGCAAGAATAAGGAAACAATTATAGACATACTAGTGATGTGCAAATGTAAATCTCACAATTATGAACCAAAAGCAAAACGGATTCCAAACGGTTTTACTTAATGAGTTTGTCACTTTGAAAAATCTGGCGAACTTTAAAAGCTGAAGCTAGACTGACTTATGTGACAAAGCATGTCAGGTGTATTTTCCTTTAAACAATGCCGTAAGTAGCTGGCATGGcatcaatattataattattaggtCTTTCTCACATAAAGTTTATAGAGGTGAATTATTTATGAACTATAGCAAAGCTTACTTTCTTTTTGGATGGATATCTGTTTAAATGAAGAAtatcaaatttgatatttattttccaTATTCCGTTCCCCCAGGAGTGGAAAGAGTACTTACCTTCAACAAGTGTGTCTCATAGTTATTCTTGCTCAAGTTGGGTGTTATGTTCCTGCTCGTTTCTCAACTGTGAGGGTAGTTGATCGTATGTTTACAAGGATGGGTGCAGTTGATAATCTTGAATCCAACTCTAGCACGGTAAAATTTCTAAACACCTGCATTGAGACTATTTGATCCTGATTTAGTGGTTTAGAATTATAGATGAAGTTATCTGGATGTGTAGTTCATGACGGAGATGAAAGAAACAGCTTTTATCATGCAGAATGTTTCACAAAGGTAATGCTGCACCTTATGATCTTCACTCTAGGTACACACgacagtgttttttttttctataaatattttgttggatGCAGGAGTCTGATTGTTATGGATGAACTTGGGAGGGCTACTTCATCATCTGATGGATTTGCAATTGCGTGGAGTTGCTGCGAGCATCTTTTGTCACTTAAAACGTAATTGTTTCTTGATTATCGATTATCAGTAAGCATTTATAGCAACTTTTTTTGCATGGATTTCtgctaaataataaattgaaagtCTTAGGTAGCTCTTCGGATTCCTAATAATTAAgtggaaaataaatttccttTCCTAATGATTTGGTGTTGAATCGTTTACTGTAGGAAAACTGATAGTTTTCATCAACCATCAAAGGAAcatattgttgtaattgatCCAAGGATCTCTCTCCCCTGAGCCATATTCTTTTATCCTTCTTCAGGTATACCGTATTTGCCACTCATATGGAGAACATATCGGAATTAGTAACAATGTATCCCAACGTGAAAATTCTTCACTTTGATGTCGAGTTAAAAAACAACCACTTGGACTTCAAGGTGGTATctctacactttttttttcttgtgttggGATGACTATCTGCTAGCTGAAATTCTGCTTTATTTAGTTTCAACTTAAGGAAGGATCGAAACGCATCCCCCATTATGGCCTTCTCTTAGCAGAAGTGGCAGGATTACCAAGTTCGGTTGTTGAGACAGCCAGAATGATCACATCTAGGATTTCAGAAAAGGTGTTCACacaacttattaaaaaaagggttttaattttttaattttttccatcTCAACTCTCAATACTAAGGAAGATAATCAAGCTTGATTCGGAAAATTAGAAATACTCTTGGTGGAAATTTCAAATATCACTTCATTTTAAGGGGTTTGATTATTCAATAcctgtttttttttacataattatacaTAATGTAAATACTTCGTCAACCGCACTGGAAAAAGTCATTCCTAAGTATCGTGCCCACTTCTAGTTCATTATGAACAGTTGCCCGAACGAGTTGATTAGCTCTGAATTTTTATTAAGCTGTGAACAGTAAGATTACCATCTATACGTACCGATATTGTGAAATCCATCTCAGGACGTTAGAGTTTGTTTGATGCGTGTTATTTTATATCCATTGATAATAATAGTGTTTTTGTAGACAAATTTGTCAAACACAAACCAGTACTAACATCTTATGTGCACTTGCTGGTGACATTAGGAAGTTAAGAGGATGGAAGTCAACTGTTTACAGCATCATTCAATACAAAAGGCATATCATGTTGCACAGCGCTTGCTATGCCTGAAATACTGCAATCAAGATGAGGATACGATTCGGCAAGCTTTGCGTAATCTTAAGGAAAGCTGCATCAAGGAAAAGCTTTTAAGTTGACAAAAGCACGAAACGAtcatttgaaattttcattCTACAAAATTCACAATTCTTAGTGTAATCTTAAGGAATACTATTTTTAATATGCACGAAATGATGGTATTCATTACactatttccaaaaaaaaaaccatcacTATTTAACAAGGTATCAAACACTTAAAAACATACAAATTTGAACtgcaaattaaaaatctatctgaacatgataaaaaaaattcaaggcatcattcaaattatatatactaaGAATTTAACTgagaaatatatgattttattcaatcttgagttattatttttataaaaaaatattttggaagtaatattttagaaaaattacaaTGAAAGAGCAATCAAGAACAAACTCAACTATCTCAACTTTTTCATTAAGAACCTTTATATTAATAGATGTTAATTCAAAACGtgtaatttaatcaaattgcCAAAGTTGAAACAAAGTTTTCGACCAGTGAAATAAAATGGCAGGCCCAGCTATTAAATTCCATGGGGTAGATAACAAATATCAAGTATAAACTTTCAATTTAACAATAACAAAACTCAAATTATATAGAAAAAGATATGATTAAAGCGTTCAAAACTCGAATTTCGAAGTCAAAACACCAAATACCTATGTCCTCAAAATAGTATTCCAgaaaatgaagcaaaaataagatgataacaGCAGAAATTAGCGGTAACGGCGGAGAGACAGGGTGTTGTTTCTCTTCCAGGTTGCCCTGCGAGATGGACGTGCTTTGTGGTACAGATGTCCTCTGCCACGTAAACCCCTGTTGCTTTTCCCAGCAGAGGTGAGCCCACGCAGCTCTCTGTGCTTGTGCACTGGATTGGCGAGCCAATTGATTCTGGGATCATTTCTAATAGCAGCATGAGCCACATCCACCAGAATCACCTCAAAGTATTTATAAGTAGAGTCCTGAAACACAATAACAAGTTTTTACTAAACCAACACATGattcacaaccaaatttcaattttcaacaaaaGTAATACAATAACAAACCTCATTCACCCAGTAAGAATTGAGGACCCTAAGTCCACCCAGCTTCCGTCCAGCTCGCTCCTCAGCAACTGACCTCTTGCTACGCTGAAATTTCAGTTGGGTAACACCCTGGTTTGTGGGCTTCCCATAAACAATACCTTTGGGAACTGGCCTCTTTCGGCCACCCCTCCTAACACGAACACGGTATATCACATAGCCCTGCATTGTCATAATCATAACCATCAATTAACTGAAACAAACAAGGGAATGTGCAACAGCTTTACAAGGACATGCACACTTGGCACAGTAATCCAATACTGAGTAAATGAAGTAATATATTAATGCATTTACCAAATGGAATTATGTGGATGAAATGAAACAATTAATGCAGCATTTTCACAAGTCACAAAGTATACAGCAATTTTTCCCCAAAAAAAAGCATACagtaatttggaaaaaaatcattaacctGCTTAGCCTTGAAGCCCAAGCGACGAGCCTTGTCAGGGCGGGTCGACCTTGTCAAGCGAACAATGGAAGGTTGCTGCCTATACTCCCAGCACCTCACCCGCTGCAAGAAGCGCATGACATCAGACTGCTTCTTGCGCCATAGCTCTGAAACATACTTGTAGGCACCTATTGCcaatcacaacaacaaaaaaacaacacattttATCAATTACACTTCCAACACAGGTAACACAAATAATTCCACCAGAACGACCAAAAGCCATATATATCAAATTGCACAACCTAATGACTAATCATTTGATATTAATTGACATCAATGAGTTGTTAGACCTAATTTGATGATAAACACCAAGAGGCTAAGACTgtacaatatttaatttaattaatatcttgCTGATGCAAGTGAGAGAACACAATTGGATTACACTAAAAAAACCAATTATGAAATCAAATGCACGCAGCTTGCCAAAACAAGTCACTTTCTTTCAAAAAGACCAACTATATTTAAATCACTTGGATCTGACCATCAACTTCAAAAATCATATGGGATCAAAGTAAGAATGCTCTCAGATCCTACAAAACTAACTAAACAAGCAAAAAATATATAGCCAAAAACATTTACGGGCAGCAAACCATATACAAGACTCAGAACGAATAAGGTAAATATTGATAAGAAACAAAGGCCAAATTTTAAAAGACAAATGGCAAGCAAAGAAACAAGATCATGGGCCAGGTAAAAGTGTCCGCTGAAGAAATAAAGCCATGATTCCAATCTATGGAGCCATCAATtaaaaagcaaacaaaaaaaggggcaCAGTAGCACAAACATCCAAGCTGGCTCAAGTTAGCAAAGAGATGACGATGCTCTTTCTCTTGTTTTAGCTTTTGCattaaaaccctaaaccctcTTAAGAAAGCTCCAGcaaaacaattaaaacaaagagTCGTTCACATTCAGGTATCAGATCcaaccaaaacaaaaacattagcaAACGAACACAAATCTTAAGCCGAATAGCAGAGGAGATAGAGACAGTACCCATCGCGCAGTCACCACCGTGGAAGGGTTCTACCTCACCCGCGCCAACAGAAAACTAGGGTTTCTCAatgagttaaaatattttatagaggCATCGCTTCTATTATGGGCCTCCCAGTTTCACATTTGGGCTTTTATTCTTAACTGTTTTGGGTCAGGCCTGTTACGCTGATTAAGTAGTCGTTTGGTTAAAACCTTTTGGGCAATTGTTATTTTCACCCTCCCTCTTTACTAATACACTTCTCTTTTACAATTGCATGTTTAATATGGTTCAAAGTCTCCAACTCTATTAGGGGTCTAGAAAATAAGTCTCCTATTCAATATGTGACCAATTAAAATCAACAAGATTCAacatagttttttttccttattatgATATTGATACGAAGTAGTCTTTAGTGGAAATGGTGACTAATCTTCGTCGAAAATTGTGAGTATACACAAGGTGTGTATTATCACGATTTATTTTGTACACATGAAACAATCAGGATTCGAAGGTTAGACTACTTGGTTAAGAGAAGtcaatattattttgtattaatgATTGTTAATAACATGGGCTAAATTTGATGCTTATCATAGTTAgtacatgattgattttttaagCATATTATCACGATTCAATTAATAACcatgtgtataaaaaaaattcttgggAGAAATAAAAGCACACTTAAGTGATCTCTTTACCTTAAAAGAAATTAGTCATTGACTATCAATTTAGAGATTTTTatctgcaaaaaaaattaactgaatTAAAGATGCATTACatgtataaaaatcaaattaaaaatatcttacgtgtatagagattaaattaagaaaataatggtTAATGTATAATGGCAAGAATCAAGTTAGTAATATTTGTACATATAAggattaatttaataagttttacatataaggatgaaattaaaaattctcaAGACATATAgggattaattatatatttaaccaatttaaaaaatacttgtagCTTAcacccctatatatatatatctatatatatatatatatatataaaagtatatttGGTGTAACACAATTTGCGCATGGACTTGGAGATAGTATATAGTCCCTACTATCTCAATGAAAAGAACATAATGGTATAATAGCATCTGCATATTTGTAGGATTTGAATTGATTTCAAGGCAAGATAGCGAACAAGATAAACATATGTACTTTTTTGCCATGATGCAGTTTCTGCAGCAATTCAGAGATTAAGTTACGGATTTTCACCTGAGGGTCATAAGTTATCCCTAGAACCCCATGACTAGAAGTAACCATGTCTTTCCAAAGTAAGAAttagacttaaaatttaaatgatgaatATTGTAGCTACATGCATTCGTTGCAGAAGAAGCCTTTGGATCAATGTTTGTTGGTGCAGCATCTTATATCACGTCACTGCCACAAAGAGCAGAGGAGCTGAGGCCGTAGATCACAAACAGAGTGTGTTGATAGCCAGGAACCCTTCTATTCCTTTTAAAGCAAAGTTTATTTGTAAAGAAAAAGTGAAAGTTATAATTTTATGCTTGCACGCGACGCGACAGAATGTACCACCAAAATCAAAATGCACTTACTAGCTAGTTCGGCTTCAAGGA encodes:
- the LOC100815919 gene encoding DNA mismatch repair protein MSH4 isoform X4, coding for MEDDGGESSSFVVGIIENRAKEVGLAAFDLRSASLHLSQYIETSSSYQNTKTLLHFYDPIVIIIPPNKLASNSTAGVTELVDRFYGSVKQVMLARGCFDDTKGAILIKNLAAKEPSALGLDTYYKQYYLCLAAAAATLKWTEAEKGVVVTNHSLSVTFNGSFDHMNIDSTSIQNLEIIEPFHSTLLGTSNKKRSLFHMLKTTKTIGGSRLLRANLLQPLKDIETINARLDCLDELMSNEQLFFGLCQILRKFPKETDRVLCHFCFKAKKVTAEALAVDRAKKSQVLVSSVILLKTALDALPLLSKVLKDVKSSLLSNIYKSVCENEKYDLIRKRIGEVIDEDVLHARVPFVACTQQCFAVKAGIDGLLDISRRAFCETSEAIHNLANNYREDFKLPNLKLTYKNRQGFHFVIPQKNIQGKLPSKFIQVVKHGNNIRCSSLELASLNARNKSAAAECYTRTEVCLEELMDDIRENVSVLTLLAEVLCLLDMIVNSFAHMISTKPVDRYTRPEFTENGPLAIDSGRHPILESIHNDFVANNIFLTEASNMAIVMGPNMSGKSTYLQQVCLIVILAQVGCYVPARFSTVRVVDRMFTRMGAVDNLESNSSTFMTEMKETAFIMQNVSQRSLIVMDELGRATSSSDGFAIAWSCCEHLLSLKTYTVFATHMENISELVTMYPNVKILHFDVELKNNHLDFKEVKRMEVNCLQHHSIQKAYHVAQRLLCLKYCNQDEDTIRQALRNLKESCIKEKLLS
- the LOC100815919 gene encoding DNA mismatch repair protein MSH4 isoform X1, whose protein sequence is MEDDGGESSSFVVGIIENRAKEVGLAAFDLRSASLHLSQYIETSSSYQNTKTLLHFYDPIVIIIPPNKLASNSTAGVTELVDRFYGSVKQVMLARGCFDDTKGAILIKNLAAKEPSALGLDTYYKQYYLCLAAAAATLKWTEAEKGVVVTNHSLSVTFNGSFDHMNIDSTSIQNLEIIEPFHSTLLGTSNKKRSLFHMLKTTKTIGGSRLLRANLLQPLKDIETINARLDCLDELMSNEQLFFGLCQILRKFPKETDRVLCHFCFKAKKVTAEALAVDRAKKSQVLVSSVILLKTALDALPLLSKVLKDVKSSLLSNIYKSVCENEKYDLIRKRIGEVIDEDVLHARVPFVACTQQCFAVKAGIDGLLDISRRAFCETSEAIHNLANNYREDFKLPNLKLTYKNRQGFHFVIPQKNIQGKLPSKFIQVVKHGNNIRCSSLELASLNARNKSAAAECYTRTEVCLEELMDDIRENVSVLTLLAEVLCLLDMIVNSFAHMISTKPVDRYTRPEFTENGPLAIDSGRHPILESIHNDFVANNIFLTEASNMAIVMGPNMSGKSTYLQQVCLIVILAQVGCYVPARFSTVRVVDRMFTRMGAVDNLESNSSTFMTEMKETAFIMQNVSQRSLIVMDELGRATSSSDGFAIAWSCCEHLLSLKTYTVFATHMENISELVTMYPNVKILHFDVELKNNHLDFKFQLKEGSKRIPHYGLLLAEVAGLPSSVVETARMITSRISEKEVKRMEVNCLQHHSIQKAYHVAQRLLCLKYCNQDEDTIRQALRNLKESCIKEKLLS
- the LOC100815919 gene encoding DNA mismatch repair protein MSH4 isoform X2, with product MEDDGGESSSFVVGIIENRAKEVGLAAFDLRSASLHLSQYIETSSSYQNTKTLLHFYDPIVIIIPPNKLASNSTAGVTELVDRFYGSVKQVMLARGCFDDTKGAILIKNLAAKEPSALGLDTYYKQYYLCLAAAAATLKWTEAEKGVVVTNHSLSVTFNGSFDHMNIDSTSIQNLEIIEPFHSTLLGTSNKKRSLFHMLKTTKTIGGSRLLRANLLQPLKDIETINARLDCLDELMSNEQLFFGLCQILRKFPKETDRVLCHFCFKAKKVTAEALAVDRAKKSQVLVSSVILLKTALDALPLLSKVLKDVKSSLLSNIYKSVCENEKYDLIRKRIGEVIDEDVLHARVPFVACTQQCFAVKAGIDGLLDISRRAFCETSEAIHNLANNYREDFKLPNLKLTYKNRQGFHFVIPQKNIQGKLPSKFIQVVKHGNNIRCSSLELASLNARNKSAAAECYTRTEVCLEELMDDIRENVSVLTLLAEVLCLLDMIVNSFAHMISTKPVDRYTRPEFTENGPLAIDSGRHPILESIHNDFVANNIFLTEASNMAIVMGPNMSGKSTYLQQVCLIVILAQVGCYVPARFSTVRVVDRMFTRMGAVDNLESNSSTNVSQRSLIVMDELGRATSSSDGFAIAWSCCEHLLSLKTYTVFATHMENISELVTMYPNVKILHFDVELKNNHLDFKFQLKEGSKRIPHYGLLLAEVAGLPSSVVETARMITSRISEKEVKRMEVNCLQHHSIQKAYHVAQRLLCLKYCNQDEDTIRQALRNLKESCIKEKLLS
- the LOC100815919 gene encoding DNA mismatch repair protein MSH4 isoform X3 translates to MEDDGGESSSFVVGIIENRAKEVGLAAFDLRSASLHLSQYIETSSSYQNTKTLLHFYDPIVIIIPPNKLASNSTAGVTELVDRFYGSVKQVMLARGCFDDTKGAILIKNLAAKEPSALGLDTYYKQYYLCLAAAAATLKWTEAEKGVVVTNHSLSVTFNGSFDHMNIDSTRSRLLRANLLQPLKDIETINARLDCLDELMSNEQLFFGLCQILRKFPKETDRVLCHFCFKAKKVTAEALAVDRAKKSQVLVSSVILLKTALDALPLLSKVLKDVKSSLLSNIYKSVCENEKYDLIRKRIGEVIDEDVLHARVPFVACTQQCFAVKAGIDGLLDISRRAFCETSEAIHNLANNYREDFKLPNLKLTYKNRQGFHFVIPQKNIQGKLPSKFIQVVKHGNNIRCSSLELASLNARNKSAAAECYTRTEVCLEELMDDIRENVSVLTLLAEVLCLLDMIVNSFAHMISTKPVDRYTRPEFTENGPLAIDSGRHPILESIHNDFVANNIFLTEASNMAIVMGPNMSGKSTYLQQVCLIVILAQVGCYVPARFSTVRVVDRMFTRMGAVDNLESNSSTFMTEMKETAFIMQNVSQRSLIVMDELGRATSSSDGFAIAWSCCEHLLSLKTYTVFATHMENISELVTMYPNVKILHFDVELKNNHLDFKFQLKEGSKRIPHYGLLLAEVAGLPSSVVETARMITSRISEKEVKRMEVNCLQHHSIQKAYHVAQRLLCLKYCNQDEDTIRQALRNLKESCIKEKLLS
- the LOC100815919 gene encoding DNA mismatch repair protein MSH4 isoform X5, producing MEDDGGESSSFVVGIIENRAKEVGLAAFDLRSASLHLSQYIETSSSYQNTKTLLHFYDPIVIIIPPNKLASNSTAGVTELVDRFYGSVKQVMLARGCFDDTKGAILIKNLAAKEPSALGLDTYYKQYYLCLAAAAATLKWTEAEKGVVVTNHSLSVTFNGSFDHMNIDSTSIQNLEIIEPFHSTLLGTSNKKRSLFHMLKTTKTIGGSRLLRANLLQPLKDIETINARLDCLDELMSNEQLFFGLCQILRKFPKETDRVLCHFCFKAKKVTAEALAVDRAKKSQVLVSSVILLKTALDALPLLSKVLKDVKSSLLSNIYKSVCENEKYDLIRKRIGEVIDEDVLHARVPFVACTQQCFAVKAGIDGLLDISRRAFCETSEAIHNLANNYREDFKLPNLKLTYKNRQGFHFVIPQKNIQGKLPSKFIQVVKHGNNIRCSSLELASLNARNKSAAAECYTRTEVCLEELMDDIRENVSVLTLLAEVLCLLDMIVNSFAHMISTKPVDRYTRPEFTENGPLAIDSGRHPILESIHNDFVANNIFLTEASNMAIVMGPNMSGKSTYLQQVCLIVILAQVGCYVPARFSTVRVVDRMFTRMGAVDNLESNSSTFMTEMKETAFIMQNVSQRSLIVMDELGRATSSSDGFAIAWSCCEHLLSLKTKTDSFHQPSKEHIVVIDPRISLP
- the LOC100815919 gene encoding DNA mismatch repair protein MSH4 isoform X6 codes for the protein MEDDGGESSSFVVGIIENRAKEVGLAAFDLRSASLHLSQYIETSSSYQNTKTLLHFYDPIVIIIPPNKLASNSTAGVTELVDRFYGSVKQVMLARGCFDDTKGAILIKNLAAKEPSALGLDTYYKQYYLCLAAAAATLKWTEAEKGVVVTNHSLSVTFNGSFDHMNIDSTSIQNLEIIEPFHSTLLGTSNKKRSLFHMLKTTKTIGGSRLLRANLLQPLKDIETINARLDCLDELMSNEQLFFGLCQILRKFPKETDRVLCHFCFKAKKVTAEALAVDRAKKSQVLVSSVILLKTALDALPLLSKVLKDVKSSLLSNIYKSVCENEKYDLIRKRIGEVIDEDVLHARVPFVACTQQCFAVKAGIDGLLDISRRAFCETSEAIHNLANNYREDFKLPNLKLTYKNRQGFHFVIPQKNIQGKLPSKFIQVVKHGNNIRCSSLELASLNARNKSAAAECYTRTEVCLEELMDDIRENVSVLTLLAEVLCLLDMIVNSFAHMISTKPVDRYTRPEFTENGPLAIDSGRHPILESIHNDFVANNIFLTEASNMAIVMGPNMSGKSTYLQQVCLIVILAQVGCYVPARFSTVRVVDRMFTRMGAVDNLESNSSTNVSQRSLIVMDELGRATSSSDGFAIAWSCCEHLLSLKTKTDSFHQPSKEHIVVIDPRISLP
- the LOC100798324 gene encoding 60S ribosomal protein L15-1, yielding MGAYKYVSELWRKKQSDVMRFLQRVRCWEYRQQPSIVRLTRSTRPDKARRLGFKAKQGYVIYRVRVRRGGRKRPVPKGIVYGKPTNQGVTQLKFQRSKRSVAEERAGRKLGGLRVLNSYWVNEDSTYKYFEVILVDVAHAAIRNDPRINWLANPVHKHRELRGLTSAGKSNRGLRGRGHLYHKARPSRRATWKRNNTLSLRRYR